Proteins from one Haliaeetus albicilla chromosome 4, bHalAlb1.1, whole genome shotgun sequence genomic window:
- the FZD7 gene encoding frizzled-7, with protein sequence MRAGGGGGRGGGAAAGGCPLLGLAALLAALLGTPAGAAAQQYHGEKGISVPDHGFCQPISIPLCTDIAYNQTILPNLLGHTNQEDAGLEVHQFYPLVKVQCSAELKFFLCSMYAPVCTVLEQAIPPCRSLCERARQGCEALMNKFGFQWPERLRCENFPVHGAGEICVGQNTSDAPPGPGGAAGRGATAHPTAGYLPDFLTPPQPPSGFSFSCPRQLKVPPYLGYRFLGERDCGAPCEPARPNGLMYFKEAEVRFARLWVGVWSVLCCASTLFTVLTYLVDMRRFSYPERPIIFLSGCYFMVAVAYAAGFLLEERVVCLERFSEDGYRTVAQGTKKEGCTILFMILYFFGMASSIWWVILSLTWFLAAGMKWGHEAIEANSQYFHLAAWAVPAVKTITILAMGQVDGDVLSGVCYVGIYSVDSLRGFVLAPLFVYLFIGTSFLLAGFVSLFRIRTIMKHDGTKTEKLEKLMVRIGVFSVLYTVPATIVLACYFYEQAFRGTWEKTWLLQTCKTYAVPCPSHFAPMSPDFTVFMIKYLMTMIVGITTGFWIWSGKTLQSWRRFYHRLSTGSKGETAV encoded by the coding sequence ATGcgggctggaggaggaggaggacgcggcggcggagcggccgCCGGCGGCTGCCCCTTGCTGGGCCTGGCCGCGCTGCTGGCCGCCCTGCTGGGGACCCCCGCGGGCGCCGCGGCGCAGCAGTACCACGGCGAGAAGGGCATCTCCGTGCCGGACCACGGCTTCTGCCAGCCCATCTCCATCCCGCTCTGCACAGATATCGCCTACAACCAGACCATCCTGCCCAACCTGCTGGGCCACACCAACCAGGAGGACGCGGGGCTGGAGGTGCACCAGTTCTACCCGCTGGTCAAGGTGCAGTGCTCGGCCGAGCTCAagttcttcctctgctccatgTACGCGCCGGTGTGCaccgtgctggagcaggccaTCCCACCCTGCCGCTCTCTCTGCGAGCGGGCCCGCCAGGGCTGCGAGGCCCTCATGAACAAGTTCGGCTTCCAGTGGCCAGAGCGGCTCCGCTGTGAGAACTTCCCTGTCCATGGCGCGGGCGAGATCTGCGTGGGGCAGAACACATCGGATGCCCCGCCGGGGCCCGGCGGTGCGGCGGGCCGGGGGGCCACTGCCCACCCTACGGCTGGCTACCTCCCTGACTTCCTCACCCCGCCACAGCCCCCCTCCggcttctccttctcctgcccGCGGCAGCTCAAAGTGCCCCCTTACTTGGGCTACCGGTTCCTGGGGGAGCGGGACTGCGGGGCTCCCTGTGAGCCAGCCCGGCCCAACGGGCTCATGTACTTCAAGGAGGCAGAGGTGCGATTTGCCCGGCTGTGGGTGGGCGTGTGGTCTGTGCTCTGCTGTGCCTCCACCCTCTTCACCGTGCTCACTTACCTGGTGGACATGCGCCGTTTCAGCTACCCGGAGCGGCCCATCATCTTCCTCTCAGGCTGCTACTTCATGGTGGCAGTGGCCTATGCAGCAGGCTTCTTGCTGGAGGAGCGGGTGGTGTGTCTGGAGCGCTTCTCTGAGGATGGCTACCGCACTGTGGCCCAAGGCACCAAGAAGGAAGGCTGCACCATCCTCTTCATGATCCTCTACTTCTTTGGCATGGCCAGCTCCATCTGGTGGGTCATCCTGTCCCTCACTTGGTTCCTGGCTGCTGGGATGAAGTGGGGCCATGAGGCCATCGAGGCCAACTCCCAGTATTTCCACCTGGCTGCCTGGGCTGTGCCTGCTGTCAAAACCATCACCATCTTGGCCATGGGGCAGGTGGATGGGGATGTACTCAGTGGGGTGTGTTACGTAGGTATCTACAGCGTGGACTCGCTGCGGGGCTTTGTGCTGGCGCCCTTGTTTGTTTACCTCTTCATTGGCACTTCCTTCTTGCTTGCTGGCTTCGTGTCCTTGTTTCGCATCCGCACCATCATGAAGCATGATGGCACCAAGACAGAGAAACTGGAGAAGCTGATGGTGCGCATTGGTGTCTTCAGTGTCCTCTACACGGTACCTGCCACCATTGTCCTAGCATGTTACTTCTATGAGCAGGCATTCCGTGGCACCTGGGAGAAGACATGGCTCCTCCAGACCTGCAAAACCTATGCCGTGCCCTGTCCCAGCCACTTTGCCCCTATGAGTCCGGACTTCACTGTCTTCATGATCAAGTACCTCATGACCATGATTGTTGGGATCACGACTGGCTTCTGGATCTGGTCTGGCAAAACCCTTCAGTCCTGGCGACGCTTCTACCACAGACTCAGCACCGGCAGCAAAGGCGAGACGGCAGTATGA